One window of the Zea mays cultivar B73 chromosome 3, Zm-B73-REFERENCE-NAM-5.0, whole genome shotgun sequence genome contains the following:
- the LOC103651301 gene encoding two-pore potassium channel 2, which produces MIQPENYKLQLSDPSSNMPSMDEPLLPLVQRDQKYISKKDRRSSCDVPSRCATSFSPSSYLKANFSTLNHLPPTDETTSTVPSPNMQRVHSSPSIFTSSKEAHCVDELGGQSHAAAAAQYTPSIARRAIVSVILYISIGVLVYMTNVEGFKGKSTFKLVDALYFTIISLCTIGYGDIVPCTTFTKVFTCLFLLVGVRFIDLMLNGLLTNVLDKQRTVLLSTMDDNKLNKVFDTYMIDARKKRSRGRMKVILALSVVAGTISICTIIVHEVEGLNWIDSFYLSVISVTTVGYGDKSFSTTAGRLTATVCLLVSTLAVAKAFLFLTDLRMDKRNRRTTKWILKKKMDNEPLVGDLENHPAVSKSDFVIYKLKEMGKIDEKDIKMISDQFDQIEFGKCERIPLADIIGKL; this is translated from the exons ATGATCCAGCCTGAGAACTACAAGCTGCAACTAAGCGATCCAAGCTCCAATATGCCTTCCATGGACGAGCCTCTGTTACCTTTGGTCCAGCGTGACCAAAAGTACATTTCCAAGAAAGACAGAAGAAGCTCCTGTGATGTTCCAAGCAGGTGTGCAACTTCCTTTTCCCCAAGCAGCTATCTCAAAGCTAACTTCAGTACTCTCAATCATCTGCCGCCCACTGATGAAACTACCAGTACGGTACCCTCACCAAATATGCAGCGGGTGCACTCTTCACCTTCTATATTCACATCAAGCAAAGAAGCACACTGTGTGGATGAGCTTGGTGGCCAAAgccatgctgctgctgctgcacaaTATACGCCATCAATTGCAAGGCGGGCTATTGTCAGCGTCATCTTATACATCTCAATAGGGGTGCTTGTATACATGACAAATGTTGAAGGCTTCAAGGGGAAATCCACATTCAAGCTAGTGGATGCCCTTTACTTCACCATCATTAGTTTGTGCACAATAGGGTACGGTGACATAGTCCCCTGTACTACCTTCACAAAGGTGTTCACATGCTTGTTCCTACTAGTTGGTGTTCGTTTCATCGACCTAATGCTAAATGGGCTGTTGACAAATGTACTGGACAAGCAGAGAACAGTTCTACTTAGCACAATGGACGATAACAAGCTTAACAAGGTGTTTGACACCTACATGATTGATGCTAGGAAGAAAAGGTCAAGAGGGAGGATGAAAGTAATACTTGCATTATCGGTTGTAGCAGGCACTATCTCAATTTGCACAATCATAGTACATGAAGTTGAGGGTCTAAACTGGATCGATAGTTTCTATTTATCAGTCATTTCTGTTACAACGGTTGGATATGGAGACAAAAGCTTCTCAACAACAGCAGGAAGACTCACTGCCACTGTGTGCCTGTTGGTAAGCACTTTAGCAGTTGCAAAGGCCTTCTTGTTCCTAACAGACTTAAGGATGGACAAAAGGAACCGGCGGACTACAAAATGGATCCTCAAGAAGAAAATGGACAACGAGCCACTTGTTGGAGACCTAGAAAACCATCCTGCTGTAAG CAAATCAGATTTTGTGATCTACAAGCTCAAAGAGATGGGGAAAATTGATGAGAAAGACATCAAAATGATCTCTGACCAGTTCGATCAGATAGAGTTTGGAAAATGTGAAAGGATCCCTCTGGCAGATATAATTGGAAAATTATGA